One Nocardioidaceae bacterium SCSIO 66511 genomic window carries:
- a CDS encoding response regulator transcription factor, which translates to MSTNTISVMLADDQDLVRLGLATLLDNEPGFDVVGQAVDGLDAVKEAQRTQPDVVLMDIRMPGIDGIEATRRIVCDPDLAGTRVVVLTTFEHDQYVFDALRHGASGFLLKDTPPAALLDAMHVVADGGALLAPSVTQTLIEAFTSPTARATNPHPDIDELTEREREIVAHVAQGRNNHEIAADLVLSPATVRTHVSRAMVKLGAHDRAQLVVFAYQSGLA; encoded by the coding sequence ATGAGTACGAACACGATCTCCGTGATGCTGGCCGACGACCAGGATCTCGTGCGCCTCGGACTGGCTACGCTCCTCGACAACGAACCCGGTTTCGACGTCGTCGGCCAGGCCGTCGACGGACTCGACGCCGTCAAGGAGGCCCAGCGCACCCAGCCCGACGTCGTGCTGATGGACATCCGGATGCCCGGCATCGACGGGATCGAGGCGACCAGGCGAATCGTCTGCGACCCCGACCTGGCCGGTACGAGGGTCGTCGTGCTGACCACCTTCGAGCACGACCAGTACGTGTTCGACGCGCTGCGCCACGGCGCAAGCGGGTTCTTACTCAAGGACACGCCGCCGGCCGCCCTGCTCGACGCGATGCACGTCGTCGCCGACGGCGGCGCGCTCCTCGCACCGTCGGTGACGCAGACGTTGATCGAGGCGTTCACCTCGCCGACGGCCCGGGCGACCAACCCTCACCCCGACATAGACGAGCTCACCGAACGCGAACGCGAGATCGTCGCCCACGTTGCCCAAGGCCGGAACAACCACGAGATCGCCGCCGACCTGGTGCTCAGCCCCGCGACCGTTCGTACCCATGTGAGCCGTGCGATGGTCAAGCTCGGCGCGCATGACCGGGCACAGCTGGTCGTGTTCGCGTACCAGTCGGGTTTGGCGTAA
- a CDS encoding histidine kinase: MIRVAGIVAAALTKGTIVAERRRLRLGRDVGIAVAITAVALGTLPYLDHTSAGSDADIGGVILVVIAGLALVVRTWWPVGVLIVSGGAAAAYLVLGYAYGFVLACVAVAVYTVATRVPIHRAIGWSAVMLVALLAHLRTNPAALDGAAGIAPATAWVIVPLTIGASRRLVLGAQARERAIADRRLVDTERLRLSQEVHDVVGHGLAAIQMQSDIALHLASQKPDQALTALKAISHASSDALTELRATLGAIGANEAGARTPSAGLANLPALRERVEAAGVSVDLTVSGTPRPLPWGVDLAAYRVLQEALTNVVKHSADPRAVVRVDYRDSGVDLVVTNRPPEVATTGAGLGIDGMKRRVDQLGGTLTVGPPVADSTAQLFELRASLPTPAKEDE, encoded by the coding sequence TTGATCCGAGTCGCCGGCATCGTTGCCGCGGCCTTGACGAAGGGGACGATCGTGGCGGAGCGGCGGCGACTACGGCTGGGCCGTGACGTCGGCATTGCGGTCGCGATCACGGCTGTTGCGCTAGGTACGCTCCCGTACCTCGACCACACGAGCGCGGGCTCCGACGCCGATATAGGCGGCGTGATCCTGGTCGTGATCGCCGGTCTCGCCCTCGTCGTACGCACCTGGTGGCCGGTCGGTGTGCTCATCGTCAGCGGTGGCGCGGCAGCGGCCTACCTCGTACTCGGTTACGCGTACGGGTTCGTGCTGGCCTGCGTGGCGGTTGCCGTCTACACGGTCGCGACCCGGGTTCCGATCCACCGCGCCATCGGTTGGTCGGCCGTGATGCTCGTGGCGTTGCTCGCACACCTACGCACCAACCCTGCGGCTCTCGACGGTGCGGCGGGCATCGCCCCTGCGACCGCGTGGGTCATCGTCCCGTTGACCATCGGCGCGTCACGACGGTTGGTGCTCGGCGCACAGGCCCGCGAACGCGCGATCGCCGACCGCCGGCTCGTCGATACGGAGCGACTCCGGTTGTCCCAGGAGGTACACGACGTGGTCGGGCACGGACTCGCCGCGATCCAGATGCAGTCAGATATCGCGCTGCACCTGGCGAGCCAGAAGCCCGACCAAGCGCTTACCGCCCTGAAGGCCATCAGCCACGCGAGCTCCGATGCGCTGACCGAGCTGCGGGCGACGCTCGGCGCGATCGGCGCGAACGAGGCCGGCGCACGCACCCCGTCTGCGGGTCTCGCGAACCTGCCCGCTCTGCGCGAGCGCGTCGAGGCGGCGGGGGTCTCCGTCGACCTCACCGTGTCGGGGACGCCGCGGCCGCTTCCCTGGGGAGTCGACCTCGCGGCGTACCGCGTGCTCCAGGAGGCGCTCACCAATGTCGTGAAGCACTCGGCAGACCCACGCGCCGTGGTCCGCGTCGACTACCGCGACTCAGGCGTGGACCTCGTCGTGACCAACCGGCCGCCGGAAGTCGCCACGACCGGCGCAGGGCTCGGCATCGACGGGATGAAGCGACGCGTCGACCAGCTCGGCGGCACGCTGACCGTCGGCCCGCCGGTCGCCGACAGCACTGCTCAGCTCTTCGAGCTCCGAGCGTCACTTCCTACGCCCGCCAAGGAGGATGAATGA
- a CDS encoding MarR family winged helix-turn-helix transcriptional regulator translates to MDTPWLSDDEEQAWRAFRRLLTVLPARLGRDLASDSGLSPADYEVLSTLSEKPDRRWTLKELAAKAEWSRSRLSHHATRMQGRGLIAKLPDPDDARGCILALTDAGFAVLEQAAPLHVASVRSRFLDHLSAAELRTLGKLSTRVSDLPD, encoded by the coding sequence GTGGACACCCCGTGGCTCAGTGACGACGAAGAGCAGGCGTGGCGCGCGTTCCGCCGCCTGCTGACCGTTCTGCCGGCCCGGCTCGGTCGCGACCTGGCCAGCGACTCCGGCCTCTCACCCGCCGACTACGAGGTGCTCAGCACCCTGTCGGAGAAGCCGGATCGTCGCTGGACGCTCAAGGAGCTGGCCGCGAAGGCCGAGTGGTCGCGCAGTCGGTTGTCGCATCACGCGACTCGGATGCAGGGTCGCGGTCTCATCGCCAAGCTGCCCGATCCGGACGATGCACGTGGCTGCATCCTGGCACTGACCGATGCGGGCTTCGCGGTTCTCGAGCAGGCAGCACCGCTCCATGTCGCCTCCGTACGCTCCCGATTCCTGGACCACCTCAGTGCGGCCGAGCTCAGGACCCTTGGAAAGCTGTCGACCCGAGTGTCCGATCTACCGGACTGA
- a CDS encoding GNAT family N-acetyltransferase produces the protein MSMNLDPLHVLVIVASTRPGRLGPAIADWFVETTSADAERQDVSIEVVQLSELDLPLLDEPEHPSESAYVHDHTRRWSRRVAAADAFVIVTPEYNYGMPGGLKNALDYLYHEWAWKPVAFVSYGNTSAGTRSVQMSKQVVTTLRMMPIGAMVSLRIADSVRDGRVVESARDTEAARAVLSELTRVAEVMRPLRTEVAVDGPVEGLAIDLARESDLPEVLVLQRCCWVQEAVANDTLELGPLHETLDDLRTSAATWHLWCVRRHGRLVAAARARLQDSTWAIGRLMVAPDHAGRGIGSWLLSYVERQAPETTTRYGLFTGHRSERNIGLYEGAGYALTPAEPMPPHSVYLTKERVLVG, from the coding sequence ATGTCAATGAATCTGGATCCCCTGCACGTACTCGTGATCGTTGCCAGCACCCGACCTGGTCGGCTCGGGCCGGCGATCGCCGACTGGTTCGTCGAGACCACCTCGGCCGACGCCGAGCGCCAGGATGTGTCGATCGAAGTCGTGCAGCTCAGTGAGCTCGACCTGCCGCTTCTCGATGAGCCCGAGCACCCGTCGGAGAGTGCGTACGTGCACGACCACACCCGGCGCTGGAGCAGGCGAGTGGCTGCGGCCGATGCGTTCGTGATCGTCACGCCGGAGTACAACTACGGCATGCCCGGCGGGCTCAAGAACGCGCTCGACTACCTGTACCACGAGTGGGCGTGGAAGCCGGTCGCGTTCGTCAGCTACGGCAACACCTCGGCCGGGACCCGCTCAGTGCAGATGTCCAAGCAAGTCGTCACGACCCTTCGGATGATGCCGATCGGGGCAATGGTCTCCTTGCGCATCGCGGACAGCGTGCGCGACGGACGGGTGGTCGAGTCCGCTCGGGATACCGAGGCTGCGCGGGCTGTGCTCAGCGAGTTGACCCGGGTGGCCGAGGTGATGCGACCACTACGCACCGAGGTTGCGGTCGATGGGCCGGTCGAGGGGCTTGCCATTGATCTGGCGCGAGAGAGCGACCTACCCGAGGTCCTCGTACTCCAGCGCTGTTGCTGGGTGCAGGAGGCGGTTGCGAACGACACGCTCGAGCTGGGTCCGCTGCACGAGACGCTGGACGACCTTCGTACCTCGGCTGCGACCTGGCACCTGTGGTGCGTACGACGGCACGGCAGACTCGTCGCGGCCGCCCGGGCGCGACTGCAGGACTCCACCTGGGCGATCGGGCGACTGATGGTCGCGCCGGACCACGCCGGGCGGGGGATCGGCTCGTGGCTGCTGTCGTACGTCGAGCGCCAGGCACCGGAGACGACCACCCGGTACGGGTTGTTCACCGGGCATCGCAGTGAGCGCAACATCGGCTTGTACGAAGGTGCCGGGTACGCCCTTACGCCCGCCGAGCCGATGCCGCCGCATAGCGTGTACCTGACCAAGGAGCGAGTGCTCGTCGGCTGA
- a CDS encoding aldehyde dehydrogenase family protein, whose product MPRLDVRKTYKLYIGGKFPRSESGRTYDALDAKGRFLANAAKASRKDARDAVVAARKAVGGWSTRTPYNRGQILYRTAEMLEGRRDQFIGEVKASEGLAPAAATRSVDAAIDRWVWYAGWSDKLTQVVGNANPVSSPHFNLSTPEPTGVVAIVAPQESSLLGLVSVIAPAIVSGNTVVVVSSYERPLPAITLSEVLATSDLPGGVVNVLTGDAAEIAPWLASHRDVNAIDLAGVDDPALAAELERASADNLKRVVRPADVDWSAEPGIDRMTNFLETKTVWHPIGV is encoded by the coding sequence ATGCCACGCCTCGACGTACGCAAGACGTACAAGCTCTACATCGGCGGCAAGTTCCCCCGCTCGGAGTCCGGGCGTACCTACGATGCGCTCGACGCCAAGGGCCGATTCCTCGCCAACGCGGCCAAGGCGTCGCGCAAGGATGCCCGTGACGCTGTCGTCGCGGCCCGCAAGGCGGTCGGCGGTTGGTCGACACGTACGCCGTACAACCGCGGCCAGATCCTGTACCGCACAGCAGAGATGCTCGAAGGCCGTCGCGACCAGTTCATCGGCGAGGTCAAGGCGTCCGAGGGCCTCGCCCCCGCGGCCGCGACCCGCTCGGTCGACGCGGCGATCGACCGTTGGGTCTGGTACGCCGGTTGGTCCGACAAGCTCACCCAGGTGGTCGGCAACGCCAACCCGGTCTCGAGTCCGCATTTCAACCTGTCGACCCCCGAGCCGACCGGTGTCGTCGCGATCGTCGCACCGCAGGAGTCCTCACTGCTCGGGCTCGTCAGCGTGATCGCCCCGGCGATCGTCTCGGGCAACACCGTGGTCGTGGTCTCGTCGTACGAACGCCCGCTGCCTGCGATCACGCTGTCAGAGGTGCTGGCCACGTCCGATCTGCCCGGCGGTGTCGTCAACGTGCTCACCGGCGACGCCGCAGAGATCGCTCCGTGGCTCGCATCGCATCGCGATGTCAACGCCATCGACCTCGCCGGTGTCGACGACCCCGCGCTCGCCGCCGAGCTCGAGCGGGCCTCTGCCGACAACCTCAAACGGGTCGTACGTCCGGCCGACGTCGACTGGAGCGCCGAACCCGGCATCGATCGGATGACGAACTTCCTGGAGACCAAGACCGTCTGGCATCCGATCGGCGTCTAA
- a CDS encoding aldehyde dehydrogenase family protein has product MADTPIFEYAPAPQSRSVVDIKSSYGLFIGGEFTDGSSGESFKTISPATEEVLAEVTDANAEDVDRAVAAARRAYARTWSRMPGAERAKYLYRIARIIAERAREFAVLESLDNGKPIKESRDADIPLVAQWFFYYAGWADKLSYAGLGSNPKAHGVAGQIIPWNFPLMMLAWKIAPALAAGNTVVLKPAETTPLTALLFAEVCQQADLPPGVVNIVTGAGATGQAIVEHGDVDKVAFTGSTEVGKAIARSVAGTQKVVTLELGGKAANIVFDDAPVDQAVDGIVNGIFFNQGHVCCAGSRLLIQESVYDEVLDRLKRRMSTLRVGDPLDKNTDIGAINSAEQLARIRELSDIGDAEGAERWSPPCELPTDGFWFAPTIFTGVTQAHRIAREEIFGPVLSVLTFRTPAEAVEKANNTPYGLSAGVWTEKGSRILSMANQLRAGVVWANTFNKFDPASPFGGYKESGYGREGGKHGLAAYLTDV; this is encoded by the coding sequence ATGGCTGACACACCGATCTTCGAGTACGCCCCGGCGCCGCAGTCGCGCTCGGTCGTCGACATCAAGAGCTCGTACGGACTGTTCATCGGCGGCGAGTTCACCGACGGTTCGTCGGGCGAGTCCTTCAAGACGATCAGCCCGGCGACCGAGGAGGTGCTCGCCGAGGTCACCGACGCGAACGCCGAAGACGTCGATCGCGCGGTGGCTGCAGCGCGCCGCGCGTACGCACGCACGTGGTCGCGGATGCCCGGAGCCGAGCGGGCGAAGTACCTCTACCGCATCGCGCGGATCATCGCCGAGCGGGCTCGCGAGTTCGCCGTGCTCGAGTCGCTCGACAACGGCAAGCCGATCAAGGAGTCCCGCGACGCCGACATCCCGCTCGTCGCGCAGTGGTTCTTCTACTACGCGGGCTGGGCCGACAAGCTTTCGTACGCGGGTCTCGGTAGCAACCCGAAGGCGCACGGGGTGGCGGGCCAGATCATCCCCTGGAACTTCCCGCTGATGATGCTCGCCTGGAAGATCGCTCCTGCGCTGGCGGCCGGCAACACCGTCGTACTCAAACCCGCCGAGACCACGCCACTCACCGCTCTGCTGTTCGCCGAGGTCTGCCAGCAGGCCGATCTGCCGCCCGGCGTCGTCAACATCGTCACCGGCGCCGGCGCGACCGGTCAGGCGATCGTCGAGCACGGCGACGTCGACAAGGTCGCGTTCACCGGGTCGACCGAGGTGGGCAAGGCGATCGCCCGCAGCGTCGCCGGTACGCAGAAGGTGGTCACCCTCGAGCTCGGCGGCAAGGCCGCGAACATCGTCTTCGACGACGCACCGGTCGACCAAGCCGTTGACGGCATCGTCAACGGCATCTTCTTCAACCAGGGTCATGTGTGCTGCGCCGGCTCGCGACTGCTGATCCAGGAGTCCGTGTACGACGAGGTACTCGACCGGCTCAAGCGCCGCATGTCCACGCTGCGAGTCGGCGACCCGCTCGACAAGAACACCGATATCGGCGCGATCAACTCCGCCGAGCAGCTCGCGCGCATCCGCGAGCTCTCCGATATCGGCGACGCGGAGGGCGCCGAGCGGTGGTCGCCGCCGTGCGAGCTGCCGACAGACGGTTTCTGGTTCGCGCCGACGATCTTCACCGGCGTGACCCAGGCGCACCGCATCGCCCGCGAGGAGATCTTCGGGCCGGTCTTGTCGGTGCTCACCTTCCGCACTCCCGCCGAGGCCGTCGAGAAGGCCAACAACACGCCGTACGGTCTGTCCGCCGGCGTGTGGACCGAGAAGGGCTCACGCATCCTGTCCATGGCCAACCAGCTGCGCGCCGGGGTCGTCTGGGCGAACACGTTCAACAAGTTCGACCCCGCGAGCCCGTTCGGCGGCTACAAGGAGTCCGGCTACGGCCGCGAAGGCGGCAAGCACGGCCTCGCGGCCTACCTCACCGATGTTTAG
- the deoC gene encoding deoxyribose-phosphate aldolase, with translation MTTTIDEATASARSLHRFLAGLPGVDQVGAEERAADLSRRSIKTTSKEYAIDLAISMVDLTTLEGADTPGKVRALSNKAMRPDPTDSTCPRAAAVCVYPDLVPVAKQTLGDSGVSVASVATAFPSGRAALDIRLADTRLAVENGADEIDMVIDRGAFLAGDYQRVYDDIVAVKAACERADGTSAHLKVIFETGELQTYDNVRRASWLAMMAGADFIKTSTGKVQPAATLPVTLVMLEAVRDFRAATGRQIGVKPAGGIRTTKDAIKYLVVVNEIAGPDWLTPDWFRFGASSLLNDLLLQRQRMLTGRYSGPDYVTLD, from the coding sequence GTGACCACCACGATTGACGAGGCGACCGCATCGGCGCGATCCCTCCACCGGTTCCTGGCCGGCCTTCCAGGCGTCGACCAGGTCGGCGCCGAGGAACGCGCCGCCGATCTCTCGCGACGGTCGATCAAGACGACGTCGAAGGAGTACGCGATCGACCTGGCGATCTCGATGGTCGATCTGACCACCCTCGAGGGAGCGGATACGCCCGGCAAGGTGCGCGCCCTTTCCAACAAGGCGATGCGTCCCGACCCGACCGACTCGACCTGTCCGCGCGCCGCCGCGGTGTGCGTCTATCCCGACCTCGTACCCGTCGCCAAGCAGACCCTCGGCGACTCCGGCGTGTCGGTTGCCAGCGTTGCGACGGCATTCCCGTCCGGACGCGCTGCACTCGACATCCGGTTGGCCGACACGCGGCTGGCGGTCGAGAACGGCGCCGACGAGATCGACATGGTGATCGACCGCGGCGCCTTCCTCGCCGGCGACTACCAGCGCGTGTACGACGACATCGTCGCGGTCAAGGCGGCCTGCGAGCGCGCTGACGGCACGAGCGCGCATCTGAAGGTGATCTTCGAGACCGGAGAGCTGCAGACGTACGACAACGTCCGCCGGGCGTCATGGCTCGCGATGATGGCCGGGGCCGACTTCATCAAGACCAGCACCGGCAAGGTGCAGCCGGCCGCGACGCTGCCGGTGACGTTGGTGATGCTCGAGGCCGTACGCGACTTCCGGGCAGCGACCGGTCGCCAGATCGGCGTCAAACCGGCGGGCGGCATTCGTACGACCAAGGACGCCATCAAGTACCTCGTGGTCGTCAACGAGATCGCCGGCCCCGACTGGCTCACGCCGGACTGGTTCCGGTTCGGCGCGTCGAGTCTGCTCAACGACCTGCTGCTGCAACGTCAGCGGATGCTCACCGGCCGCTACTCCGGCCCCGATTACGTCACGCTCGACTGA
- a CDS encoding phospho-sugar mutase, whose translation MPSYEDLSDAAAAWIAQDPDPATRDELSALLESARTDPEALADLAARFAGPLEFGTAGLRGALGAGPHRMNRVVVSQAAAGLATYLNRTSAGDPSVVIGFDARHNSDVFARDTAEIMQAAGVRAYLLPETLPTPVLAFAIRHLDCDAGVMVTASHNPPQDNGYKVYLGDGSQIVPPADTKIAAAIAAVGRVDELARDRGYTVLGDEVRDAYVSAVAALVGDGPRTLTCVHTSMHGVGDSVVRSVVEAAGFAPLHTVAPQADPDPEFPTVAFPNPEEPGAMDLALDLARSVDADVVIANDPDADRCAVGVPDLHGWRMLSGDETGALLADAALRRGEVGTYATTIVSSTLLHRLADSYDQPYAETLTGFKWIGRVPGLTFGYEEALGYAVAPDIARDKDGISALVRVLELVAELRADGRTLLDRLDEIAARHGVHATDQLSVRVSDLALITDAMQRLRTDPPAALGGLDVVRVDDLARPSGALPPTEGLRFALADDARVVVRPSGTEPKLKCYLEAVVQPETDAAEGVAAARIAAAGRLDAIRADLAGLLEI comes from the coding sequence ATGCCGTCGTACGAAGACCTCTCCGATGCCGCAGCAGCGTGGATCGCGCAGGATCCCGATCCCGCGACCCGTGACGAGCTGAGCGCGCTGCTCGAGTCCGCGCGTACCGACCCGGAGGCGCTGGCCGACCTCGCCGCCCGTTTCGCGGGGCCGCTCGAATTCGGCACGGCCGGGCTGCGCGGCGCCCTCGGTGCCGGGCCGCACCGGATGAACCGGGTGGTCGTCTCGCAGGCCGCAGCCGGTCTCGCCACGTATCTCAATCGCACCTCTGCCGGTGATCCCAGCGTCGTCATCGGCTTCGACGCGCGGCACAACTCCGACGTCTTCGCCCGCGACACCGCGGAGATCATGCAGGCCGCAGGCGTACGCGCGTACCTCCTGCCCGAAACGTTGCCGACACCTGTGCTCGCATTCGCCATCCGCCACCTCGACTGCGATGCGGGGGTGATGGTGACCGCCTCGCACAATCCCCCGCAGGACAACGGGTACAAGGTCTACCTCGGCGACGGCAGTCAGATCGTGCCGCCTGCGGACACCAAGATAGCCGCTGCGATCGCAGCCGTCGGGCGAGTCGACGAGTTGGCACGCGACCGCGGCTACACGGTGCTCGGCGACGAGGTACGCGATGCGTACGTCAGCGCGGTCGCGGCGCTGGTCGGCGACGGTCCGCGCACGCTGACCTGCGTGCACACCTCCATGCACGGCGTCGGCGATTCGGTCGTGCGCTCAGTTGTCGAGGCCGCCGGGTTCGCGCCGCTGCACACGGTGGCGCCGCAAGCCGACCCCGACCCAGAGTTCCCGACGGTCGCATTCCCCAACCCCGAGGAACCGGGCGCGATGGACCTCGCCCTCGACCTGGCGCGCAGCGTCGATGCCGACGTGGTGATCGCGAACGACCCGGATGCCGACCGGTGCGCAGTCGGCGTGCCCGACCTACACGGATGGCGGATGCTCAGCGGTGACGAGACCGGAGCGCTGCTCGCCGACGCGGCTCTGCGTCGCGGTGAGGTCGGCACGTACGCCACCACGATCGTGTCGTCGACACTGCTGCACCGGCTCGCCGACTCCTACGACCAGCCGTATGCCGAAACGCTCACCGGCTTCAAATGGATCGGGCGCGTACCCGGGCTCACCTTCGGCTACGAGGAGGCGCTCGGGTATGCCGTTGCCCCTGATATCGCTCGCGACAAGGACGGCATTTCGGCTCTCGTACGCGTACTCGAGCTGGTGGCTGAGCTGCGCGCCGACGGACGGACGCTGCTGGATCGGCTCGACGAGATCGCCGCGCGCCATGGCGTTCACGCAACCGATCAGCTGTCCGTACGCGTATCCGACCTGGCGCTGATCACCGACGCGATGCAGCGCCTCCGCACGGATCCCCCGGCAGCGCTCGGCGGACTCGACGTCGTCCGGGTCGACGACCTCGCCCGGCCGAGCGGCGCGTTGCCGCCGACCGAGGGGCTGCGATTCGCCCTGGCCGATGATGCGCGGGTCGTCGTACGTCCGTCGGGCACCGAGCCCAAGCTCAAGTGCTATCTGGAGGCCGTCGTACAGCCGGAGACCGACGCTGCCGAAGGCGTCGCCGCGGCACGCATCGCTGCGGCGGGCCGACTGGACGCGATCCGCGCCGACTTGGCCGGGCTGCTCGAGATCTGA